In Monodelphis domestica isolate mMonDom1 chromosome 1, mMonDom1.pri, whole genome shotgun sequence, the sequence AGTAAAAGCTGAAACAAGGACAGATCTAACAGCGATACCACTTTTAGATATTAACTTGATGGAACCAAAACTATTTAAGAAACAAGCTCAGTTTTTGCTTCCCTAGAGACCAAGGTAGTATAGGGGAATGCCCTTGAAGCACTGGAGGAAATGTTTGTACCTatgttcttgctatatctttgaaataaatatcccCATGTAAAAGATATGTTGCTAAATGTCAAATGGAATTGAGATGCTAATCCCTGGTCCCTAACAAATGTGGGGAACACAATTGGTGGGGCTCAAACCAGTGGTAGGCTGGTAGGCAGATAGGTAAAACACTGGAAAGAGTGCTAGGTCTGAAGTCaagatgactcatcttcctgacttcaaatctatcctcacttattagctatttgatcctgggcaagtcactcaattctatttgcttcagtttctacaGCTATAAAAggggcagagaaggaaatggcagactacttcagtatctttgccaagaaaatcccaattggggggcagctgggtagctcagtggattgagagccaggcctagagacgggaggtcctaggttcaaatctggcctcagccacttcccagctgtgtgaccctgggcaagtcacttgacccccattgcctagcccttaccactcttctgccttggagccaatacacagtattatctccaagacagaaggtaagggttttaaaaaaaaaaaatcccaattgggATCAtgaaatcagacatgactgaaatgcctgaaaaaTAACTAACCCACAGTAGATAAGATACACTCAAATCCCTCATAGTACCCTAACACCTGAGGGGGAGATGTAGCAAACTTGGTCCTGAGAAAGTGATGCCAGAACACATAATGGACAGAGCACTGAACTCTAtcagtcaggaagagttgagtttCCTTACTTCCCAaagttgtaaggataaaataagataacatttgtaatacaatttacaaattttaaaacactatataaatactgtCCATTACCATACAACAAATTCTGCATATTACTTTTCAGAACTACACGGCTTACCTCTGCTTCCTTTTGGTTTTCTAGATGtacattttgaaaaatgtttcaaaGGTACTGaggatatagatttttttttgaagtttagtccatattattaacattttatatataacttatttattttaaatttttatttttaagaaatttttacatggttatgtgattcatgttatttcctccccctccactcactcccttcctgtagccaatgctcaattccactgggttttacatgtgtcattgatcaagacctatttccatattattgatatttgcactagggtgatcatctagagtctacatccctaatcatatccccatcaaccaatgtgatcaggcagttgtttttcttctttgtttctattctgATAATTCTCATTGATGTGGATaccatcccttctcataagtccctcagaattgtcctggatgattgcactgctgctagtagagaagtctactacagtgtcagtctctgtgtataatgttctcctggttctgctcctctcactctgcatcagttcctggaggttgttccagtccccatgaaattcctttgagcacagtagtattccatcacctacggataccacaatttgttcagccattccccaatcgaagggcatccccttattttctaatttttaatacagattttttaaaaaagaaacaatccatgtcctcaaggagcttatagaacaaatatataaaaaataaatacccaGCAGTTAGGGAGGAAGGGTTAGAATACCATTTGAGTAGTCTATAAAGACTTCAAATTAGAATAACACCAATCCCCTCACTGTCCCTAATCTACTGAAGTACTAAAAGATCCTAAGTAATATGGTACCTGGTCTTTTTCACTGAAGGCTTTCTGATCTAATCCAGAACATACTTACCACATACTCACATAGCCTAGCCAGTGTTGTTATAACTGGAAAAGAAGATTAAGAGGTACTTACATCAAGTGTTAAACAACCTATTAAGCTATAAACTATAACtatatcataaaagaaatttagttACAGTAAATGCATTTTCAAGACACTAAGCTTAATGAAATTCTACTTCTACATTTACCCGGCATAATTACAGATGCATATCTCAATGAAATACAAATTTAGGTGACTCAAGGAAAGTATTTATTGTGTATCATTACAGTACAATCAGAGATGTATgtgatacatttatatatttttaaacaaacaaagtTTTAAGTCAATTCTTCCATCATATTTATTCATCATGCCAGAATCCTGATTTCAGCATTATAAATTATTCTGATGGACCAGGACCACTACTCCATGATTTCCAGTAGTTGTGGAGTCTAGTAGAATATGGAACaaaattttctttatatgtcaCTATTGTTTCTACATAAAATCCTCTTCTGGGTTCAGGCTTTTCAACAGGGACTTCATCTTTAAATTCCTCTTCTTTGgctaagaaaataattataattctcAGTCATTACAAATGCATAAAATGAGACTATACAACATAGATTGTAAACTACCATTCTATTAAAGAATAACGCCAATATTGTATATGTATCTTCAGGCTACTAATATTTACAATTTCCACATGTAATTATTTGATAAGTAAAGGAAGGACATGTGAATACTCCTGAAGGCTGGACAATTTTTCTCCAAACCTTATGCTTCAGACTATATTGGTTGATCAGGAGCCATAAAAGAATTTGCTTGTGAATTAAAAGGCATATGAGATGGTAAATAATTGTCACATTGGAAGCAAAACTACTTTAAACCAATCTTTAGCCCCTTTCAAGTTCTGAAATTCATTGTCTTTTACTACCGTACTGAAAGGCTGGGAATGCTCATTTGGATTAGGTTCACCAAACTTAAAAGAGAGCAGTTCCCAGCTTCTACTAAACTTTCtgttatgtaaattatatatatatatatatatatacacacacatatacatacacatatatatgtatacatatacacacacccaAACATATGGAGAGAGCGAacactgtcttttgtttttatacaacCCAAATTTCCAAATGTATCCtttttccccacccctcccagagAGCTATCCtatataacaatttttttctggaaaaaaatcataaaaacctttttaacacaaaaaaaaaatctagcactATATATATGATACTACATGTAAACACATAAACCACTCTTTGGGAAATATTTTGGTTCATTGTATCATAGATTTTTATTGGAAAGAGTCTAAAAGTTTATCTACTCCAACATACTGTTTGTAGGCCAGAAAACTAAGGCCTTAACAACTTAAGcctaatttaaaaagcaaatgtttttcCAAACTATTTTTCCTAAGGCCACCAAGTCCTTTTCCACAAAAACTAGTAGCAAATGCAGGGAGTTAATTTTTACTGATGTCAACTTCTTTATGCATATCCTTATAACTAACATAATTATTATATATCTCTCACAggaattttgttttgattttttaacacTTAAGTTACTGGTCctctgggcatttttttttagttcttttaatttaatgcCCACTTTCTCAAtgtgttcttattttttaaagcatttaaatatataaattttcttctcAGGACTGCGTTGGCTACATCCAacttcctttttaatttgttgtcttGTTTCTGTCATTACCTTTAAAGAAATTATCTATTGTTTCTTAAATTTGTGATACTGTGAATGTATTTCTCTCGGCATCTCTGAAACAAGTGTATATTGggaaattaacaataataatagttaaaaattggggggcggagtcaagatggctgcctAGAAGCAGCaaaatttcagacctctgaaaacccttccttaccgatcacaaactgaatgcttctaggggactgaaattcagtttaaacattattttatttggtcattttcaaacattattccttggaaacaaagatcattttcttttcctcccccgccctcgcaccacccctcccatagcctatgcgggattccactgggtatcacatgtgaccttgattcgaacccatttccatgttgttggtatttgcattagagtgttcatttagagtctctcctcaatcatgtcccctcaacccctgtagtcaagcagttgcttttcttcggtgtttttactcccacaatttgtcctctgcttgtggctagtgttttttctcctagatccctgcagaatgttcagggacattatattaacactaatggagaaatccattatgttggattataccacagtgtatcaatttctgtgtacaatgttctcctggttctgctccttttgctctgcatcacttcctggaggttgttccagtctccatggaattcctccactttattattcctttgagcacaatagtattccatcaccaacatataccacaatttgttcagccattccccaattgaagggcatcccctcattttccaattttttgccactacaaagagctcagctatgaatattcttgtacatgtctttttcctatttatctctttggggtacaagcccagcagtgctttggggactgaaattcaaacttaacaacaggacagaagcagggaaccctccttctggactcaattcaaaaggtatgccccccaaaagccggaatccaagaacacttggggctaaggggaaggcagaaggcagatcccaggatccctcccctctaacccagagctctgaggccccagcggcagcgggaacctctgggtgggcaaaggtgctgatctggagggtgtaccttgagagcaacctgggccaggttcagagcgtccaacacaggcGGCAAGGAGGCAGCCAGAGAGAGACCCAAGAGCC encodes:
- the SMIM26 gene encoding small integral membrane protein 26, producing MKDIAASLWYRRMSLVYVIGAWTTATSLFLSSWQRKGDLAKEEEFKDEVPVEKPEPRRGFYVETIVTYKENFVPYSTRLHNYWKSWSSGPGPSE